In a genomic window of Hymenobacter chitinivorans DSM 11115:
- the secDF gene encoding protein translocase subunit SecDF: MRNKGLIIALTAVVTALCAYFLFFTFISRGVQKDAVAYASKGGKLDERQRQHYLDSVWRAPVFGPYTYRDVRASELGLGLDLKGGMHVTLEVSPVEIVRAMSGNSKDVNFNKALTQAQELQRTNPSTPFTALFAQAYRNIAPNDRLARIFANTTNKSRGIDINSTNEKVIAAIDKEEEEAIDRSFNILRTRVDKFGVNQPNIQRVKGTGRIQIELPGVDNPDRVRKLLQGQAKLEFWEVWRTDEFGPYFNQLNEVLSAKEAAEKLNGTAAATPAAAATDTTTTAATAAAGDSSSLASQLAKKKPNTAAKADSANPQQSSALAKLFTMPGALGSNVRDTARVNALMKSPEVRNVLPANLTFLWGVKPDVIEGQEYLQLYAIRKSREATAPLGGEVVSDARQDYDQGGRPEVSMQMNPSGAKKWQRLTAANIGRQVAIVLDDYVYSAPVVQAEIAGGNSSISGNFSIEEAQDLANVLKAGKLPAPTRIVEEAVVGPSLGQEAINQGLYSSLAGLVLIMIFMAVYYGKAGLVADAALLFNGFLILGVLAQFGTALTLPGIAGLVLTFGMAVDANVLIFERIREELDHGLTVKDAINKGYARAFSAIFDSNVTTMLIAVILGFFGTGPVQNFAITLGIGVLTSFLSAVFVSRLIIEWLTRGKETTSITFSTPLSRHLFKGLNFDIVGKRKIAYIASTIVIVTGFVLMAVQGGPNLGVDFRGGRSYIVDFPKAEVASDVREVVTKSFQGAGTEVKTFGSPTRLRITTSYMADDESVAADQKVETALLQGLKQYGVTKANIPNTAKIGATIADDIKKTSVLSLGLTLLGIFVYVLFRFEKWQYSMAAVVALFHDALLVIAAYPIARLFGLNYEMDQIFVAAVLTIIGFSMNDTVVIYDRIREYLRENPHLTFAQVVNPALNSTFSRTMITFTTVFLVVIVLYIFGGETLRSFSFAMIVGIIFGTYSSLFIATPIILDTYGRKEARERGTSTSTVITDADAPKLSTTVQ, from the coding sequence ATGCGTAATAAAGGACTTATTATCGCGCTGACGGCCGTTGTCACGGCTTTATGCGCGTATTTTCTCTTCTTCACCTTCATTTCCCGTGGGGTGCAGAAGGATGCCGTAGCCTACGCCTCCAAGGGCGGTAAGCTCGACGAGCGGCAGCGGCAGCACTACCTCGACTCGGTGTGGCGCGCCCCCGTATTTGGCCCCTACACCTACCGCGACGTGCGCGCCTCGGAGCTGGGCCTCGGCCTCGACCTGAAGGGCGGCATGCACGTGACGCTGGAAGTCTCGCCGGTGGAAATCGTGCGGGCTATGTCGGGCAACTCCAAGGACGTGAACTTCAACAAGGCCCTGACCCAGGCCCAGGAGCTGCAGCGGACCAACCCCTCGACGCCTTTCACGGCCCTGTTTGCTCAGGCTTACCGTAATATCGCGCCCAACGACCGGCTGGCCCGCATCTTTGCTAACACGACCAACAAGAGCCGCGGCATCGACATCAACTCGACCAACGAGAAGGTAATTGCCGCCATCGACAAGGAGGAAGAAGAAGCCATTGACCGCTCCTTCAACATCCTGCGCACCCGCGTCGACAAGTTCGGCGTAAACCAGCCCAACATTCAGCGCGTGAAAGGCACGGGCCGCATCCAGATTGAGCTGCCCGGCGTGGACAACCCGGACCGTGTGCGCAAGCTGCTGCAGGGCCAGGCCAAGCTGGAGTTCTGGGAAGTGTGGCGCACCGACGAGTTCGGCCCCTACTTCAACCAGCTCAACGAAGTGCTGAGCGCTAAAGAAGCCGCTGAGAAACTCAACGGCACTGCCGCTGCCACCCCGGCCGCTGCTGCGACCGATACCACCACTACGGCTGCCACCGCGGCCGCCGGCGACTCTTCGTCGCTGGCCAGCCAGCTGGCCAAAAAGAAGCCGAACACCGCTGCTAAAGCCGACTCGGCCAACCCCCAGCAGAGCAGCGCCCTGGCCAAGCTCTTCACCATGCCCGGTGCCCTGGGCTCGAACGTGCGCGACACCGCCCGCGTGAATGCCCTGATGAAGAGCCCCGAGGTTCGCAACGTGCTGCCCGCCAACCTGACCTTCCTGTGGGGTGTGAAGCCCGACGTAATCGAGGGCCAGGAGTACCTGCAGCTCTACGCCATCCGCAAGTCGCGGGAGGCTACCGCCCCGCTTGGTGGCGAAGTAGTATCGGATGCCCGCCAGGATTACGACCAGGGCGGCCGGCCGGAAGTTTCGATGCAGATGAACCCTTCGGGCGCCAAGAAGTGGCAGCGCTTGACGGCCGCCAACATTGGCCGCCAGGTAGCCATTGTGCTCGACGACTACGTGTACTCGGCTCCCGTGGTACAGGCTGAAATTGCCGGCGGCAACTCCAGCATCTCGGGCAACTTCTCGATTGAAGAAGCCCAGGACTTGGCCAACGTACTGAAGGCCGGTAAGCTGCCCGCTCCTACCCGCATCGTGGAAGAGGCCGTTGTGGGTCCTTCGCTCGGTCAGGAAGCCATCAACCAGGGTCTGTACTCGTCGTTGGCGGGCCTGGTGCTGATTATGATTTTCATGGCCGTGTACTACGGCAAGGCCGGCTTGGTAGCTGATGCCGCCCTGCTCTTCAACGGCTTCCTGATTCTGGGCGTTCTGGCCCAGTTCGGCACCGCCCTCACCCTGCCCGGTATTGCCGGTCTGGTGCTGACCTTCGGCATGGCCGTGGATGCCAACGTACTGATCTTCGAACGGATTCGCGAGGAACTTGACCACGGCCTGACCGTGAAAGACGCCATCAACAAAGGCTACGCCCGCGCTTTCTCGGCCATCTTCGACTCCAACGTAACGACGATGCTGATTGCCGTTATCCTGGGCTTCTTCGGGACGGGTCCGGTGCAGAACTTCGCCATTACCCTGGGTATCGGCGTTCTGACCTCGTTCCTGTCGGCCGTGTTCGTGTCGCGCCTCATCATTGAGTGGCTGACCCGTGGCAAGGAAACGACCAGCATCACCTTCAGCACGCCTTTGTCGCGCCACCTGTTCAAGGGTCTGAACTTCGACATCGTGGGCAAGCGCAAGATTGCCTACATCGCCTCGACCATCGTTATCGTCACGGGCTTCGTGCTGATGGCCGTGCAGGGTGGTCCCAACCTGGGCGTTGACTTCCGCGGCGGCCGCAGCTACATCGTGGATTTCCCCAAGGCGGAAGTTGCTTCCGACGTTCGCGAGGTAGTAACCAAATCCTTCCAGGGTGCCGGCACCGAAGTAAAAACCTTCGGCAGCCCGACCCGCCTGCGCATCACGACCAGCTACATGGCTGACGACGAAAGCGTGGCCGCCGACCAGAAAGTGGAAACGGCCCTGCTGCAAGGCTTGAAGCAATACGGCGTAACGAAAGCCAACATTCCCAACACGGCTAAAATCGGCGCTACCATTGCCGACGACATCAAGAAGACCTCGGTGCTGAGCCTGGGCCTGACCCTGCTGGGTATCTTCGTCTACGTATTGTTCCGCTTCGAGAAGTGGCAGTACTCGATGGCCGCCGTAGTGGCCCTGTTCCACGACGCCCTGCTCGTTATTGCCGCCTACCCCATTGCCCGTCTGTTCGGCCTGAACTACGAAATGGACCAGATCTTCGTGGCCGCCGTGCTGACCATTATCGGCTTCTCGATGAACGACACGGTGGTTATCTACGACCGAATCCGGGAATACCTGCGCGAAAACCCGCACCTCACGTTTGCCCAGGTGGTCAACCCGGCTCTGAACAGCACCTTCTCCCGCACGATGATTACGTTTACCACGGTCTTCCTGGTGGTAATCGTGCTTTACATCTTCGGTGGTGAGACGCTGCGCTCGTTCTCCTTCGCCATGATTGTGGGTATCATCTTCGGTACGTACTCGTCGCTGTTCATCGCCACGCCGATTATCCTCGACACCTACGGCCGCAAGGAAGCCCGTGAGCGGGGCACGTCCACTTCGACGGTTATCACCGACGCCGACGCGCCCAAGCTCTCGACCACGGTGCAGTAA
- a CDS encoding uridine kinase family protein encodes MQHPFIVGITGGSASGKTTFLRRLLASFPEEDICLISQDNYYHPRENQSIDVNGVTNFDLPSSIDSAAYAADVLQISQGKEVRRQEYTFNNPNVEPTELVFRPAPIVVVEGIFVFYFEEVAKLLDLKVYIDAREHVKLQRRIVRDRDERGYDLEDVLYRYTNHVAPTYEKYIKPFKQDADIVIPNNRHFDRGLEVLVSFLRNKVVEGKQ; translated from the coding sequence ATGCAACATCCTTTCATCGTCGGTATTACGGGCGGCAGCGCCTCGGGCAAAACCACCTTTCTGCGCCGCCTGCTGGCCTCGTTCCCGGAAGAAGACATCTGCCTGATTTCGCAGGACAACTACTACCACCCCCGCGAAAATCAGTCGATTGATGTCAACGGCGTCACCAATTTCGACCTGCCTTCTTCCATCGACTCGGCGGCCTATGCCGCCGACGTGCTGCAAATCAGCCAGGGCAAGGAAGTGCGCCGCCAGGAGTATACCTTCAACAACCCCAACGTCGAACCTACCGAGCTGGTGTTCCGGCCCGCGCCCATCGTGGTGGTAGAAGGCATCTTCGTCTTTTACTTCGAGGAAGTAGCCAAGCTGCTCGACCTGAAGGTCTACATCGACGCCCGGGAGCATGTGAAGCTGCAGCGCCGCATCGTGCGCGACCGGGACGAGCGGGGCTACGACCTGGAGGATGTGCTCTACCGCTACACCAACCACGTGGCGCCCACTTACGAGAAATACATTAAGCCCTTTAAGCAGGACGCCGACATTGTGATTCCCAACAACCGGCACTTCGACCGGGGCCTGGAAGTACTCGTGTCGTTTTTGCGCAATAAAGTAGTGGAAGGCAAGCAGTAG
- a CDS encoding non-canonical purine NTP diphosphatase, with amino-acid sequence MRICFATNNEHKLTEVRALLPASIELVSLRDIGCHEELPETQDTLEGNARQKAEYVWDNYQTSCFADDTGLEVAALHGEPGVYSARYAGPQRSAADNVAKLLHELQGQPNRAAQFRTVVALVLPDGTVHEFAGAVAGSITEQVKGADGFGYDPIFRPQGHAVTFAEMSLAEKNTLSHRARAVQQLVAFLEAQMAKK; translated from the coding sequence ATGCGGATTTGTTTTGCTACCAATAATGAGCACAAGCTCACCGAAGTCCGGGCCCTGCTGCCGGCCAGCATCGAGCTGGTGAGCCTGCGCGACATTGGCTGCCACGAGGAGCTGCCCGAAACCCAGGACACCCTGGAAGGCAACGCCCGCCAAAAGGCCGAATACGTGTGGGACAACTACCAGACCAGCTGCTTTGCCGACGACACCGGCCTGGAAGTAGCCGCCCTGCACGGTGAACCCGGCGTGTACTCGGCGCGCTACGCCGGTCCCCAGCGCTCCGCCGCCGACAACGTGGCCAAGCTGCTGCACGAGTTGCAGGGCCAGCCGAACCGGGCGGCCCAGTTCCGGACCGTGGTGGCCCTGGTGCTGCCCGACGGCACGGTGCACGAATTTGCCGGCGCCGTCGCCGGCTCCATCACCGAGCAGGTGAAGGGCGCGGACGGCTTTGGCTACGACCCAATTTTCCGGCCTCAGGGCCACGCCGTAACCTTTGCCGAAATGAGCCTGGCCGAGAAAAACACGCTCAGCCACCGGGCACGGGCCGTGCAGCAGCTGGTGGCCTTTTTGGAGGCGCAGATGGCTAAAAAGTAG
- a CDS encoding type B 50S ribosomal protein L31: MKKDIHPEYREVVFQDTSSDFKFITRSTMNSNETITMEDGKTYPVIKVEVSSASHPFYTGKNVFIDTAGRVEKFRNRYQKKA; this comes from the coding sequence ATGAAAAAAGACATCCACCCCGAGTATCGCGAAGTTGTGTTTCAGGACACGTCCAGCGACTTTAAATTCATCACCCGCTCGACGATGAACTCCAACGAGACCATCACGATGGAGGACGGTAAGACGTATCCCGTCATCAAGGTGGAAGTTAGCAGCGCCTCGCACCCTTTCTACACCGGCAAAAACGTGTTTATCGACACCGCTGGCCGCGTTGAGAAATTCCGCAACCGCTACCAGAAGAAAGCCTAG
- a CDS encoding GlmU family protein: MTVLLFDDPAIRPKLLPFTFTRPVAALRCGILTVAEKWEHRLAQPVHYLTEQYLQAKYPAGPVGGPALVINGAVCPDELLAKQVQALQPGEALMDGDLLVAAHLTDAANVAELIQDGFANTREVAEPVLALREVWHLFLHNGAEIRRDFALLTHGRQSQPIGDAHTIVYAPENIFIEEGVKIRAAILNAEDGPIYLGKNSQVHEGAIIKGPLALCEGSHINVGAKMRGDNTVGPFSKVGGEVGNSILLGYSNKGHDGYLGNSVIGEWCNLGADTNTSNLKNNYAPVKIWSHSAGRFVNTGQQFCGLMMGDHSKCGINTMFNTGTVVGVGANIFGAGFPRTFIPSFSWGGSAGFETFKMPKVAEVAERVMARRHLEYDATEQALMQHVFDQTAKDRIWEKAVSKDAPAPAAE; encoded by the coding sequence ATGACTGTTCTGCTCTTCGACGACCCTGCCATCCGGCCCAAACTGCTGCCGTTTACCTTCACCCGCCCGGTAGCGGCCCTGCGCTGCGGCATCCTGACGGTGGCCGAAAAGTGGGAGCACCGCCTTGCTCAGCCCGTGCACTACCTCACCGAGCAGTACCTGCAGGCCAAGTACCCCGCCGGCCCCGTCGGCGGCCCGGCCCTGGTAATAAACGGCGCCGTGTGCCCCGATGAGCTGCTGGCCAAGCAGGTGCAGGCCCTGCAGCCCGGCGAAGCCCTGATGGATGGCGACCTGCTGGTGGCCGCTCACCTCACGGATGCTGCCAACGTGGCCGAGCTGATTCAGGACGGCTTTGCCAACACCCGGGAGGTGGCCGAGCCGGTGCTGGCCCTGCGGGAGGTATGGCATCTGTTTCTGCACAACGGCGCCGAAATCCGCCGCGACTTTGCCCTGCTCACCCACGGCCGCCAGTCCCAGCCCATCGGCGACGCGCACACCATTGTGTACGCGCCCGAAAACATCTTTATCGAGGAAGGCGTCAAGATTCGGGCGGCTATTCTGAATGCCGAAGACGGCCCGATTTACCTGGGCAAAAACTCCCAGGTTCACGAAGGAGCCATTATCAAAGGTCCGCTGGCGTTGTGCGAAGGTTCCCACATCAACGTCGGGGCTAAAATGCGCGGCGACAACACCGTGGGCCCCTTTAGCAAAGTCGGCGGGGAAGTCGGCAACTCCATTTTGCTGGGCTATTCCAACAAGGGCCACGATGGGTACCTGGGCAACTCGGTTATCGGGGAGTGGTGCAACCTGGGCGCCGATACCAACACGTCGAACCTGAAGAATAACTACGCCCCGGTGAAAATCTGGAGCCACAGCGCGGGCCGTTTCGTGAATACCGGGCAGCAGTTCTGCGGCCTGATGATGGGCGACCATAGCAAGTGCGGCATCAACACGATGTTCAACACTGGCACGGTGGTGGGCGTGGGGGCCAATATCTTCGGGGCCGGTTTCCCGCGCACGTTTATTCCGTCGTTCAGCTGGGGCGGGTCCGCGGGCTTCGAAACCTTCAAGATGCCCAAAGTAGCCGAAGTAGCCGAGCGGGTTATGGCCCGCCGCCACCTCGAGTACGACGCCACCGAGCAGGCCCTCATGCAGCACGTTTTCGACCAGACGGCCAAGGACCGGATTTGGGAAAAGGCCGTCAGCAAAGACGCTCCGGCCCCGGCGGCCGAGTAA